One Loxodonta africana isolate mLoxAfr1 chromosome 15, mLoxAfr1.hap2, whole genome shotgun sequence genomic window carries:
- the LOC100654555 gene encoding olfactory receptor 8B3-like, with product MCKGKAVFCTNKIFRFPHRFPKMRILARNDSLVTEFIFAGLTDRPELQQPLFYLFLMIYIVTMVGNLGLIVLIGINSHLHNPMYCFLFNLSFIDLCYCSVFTPKMLMNFVSKKNVISYDGCMTQLFFFLFFVISECYMLTLMAYDRYVAICNPLLYRVTMSHQVCSVLTLSAYAMGFAGATAHTGCMLRLTFCNANIINHYLCDILPLLQLSCTSTYVNEVVVLIVVGINITVPSFTILVSYIFILISILHIKSTQGRSKAFSTCSSHIIVISLFFGSAAFMYLKYSSPESTDQGKVSSIFYTNVGPMLNPLIYSLRNKDVKVALRKALIKIQRRNIF from the coding sequence ATGTGTAAAGGGAAAGCTGTGTTCTGTACTAATAAAATTTTCCGTTTTCCTCACAGATTTCCAAAAATGAGAATACTGGCAAGAAATGACTCCTTAGTgactgaatttatttttgctggatTAACAGATCGTCCAGAGCTCCAGCAGCCTCTGTTTTACTTGTTTCTAATGATCTACATTGTTACCATGGTGGGCAATCTTGGCTTGATTGTTCTTATTGGGATAAATTCTCACCTTCACAACCCCATGTACTGTTTCCTTTTCAATCTATCCTTCATTGATCTCTGTTACTGTTCTGTTTTCACCCCCAAAATGCTGATGAACTTTGTATCAAAGAAGAATGTCATCTCCTATGATGGGTGCATGACCcaactgtttttctttctcttttttgtcatCTCTGAATGCTATATGTTGACCTTGATGGCCTATGATCGTTATGTGGCCATTTGCAATCCTTTGCTGTATAGGGTCACCATGTCCCATCAGGTGTGTTCTGTGCTGACACTTTCTGCATATGCCATGGGATTTGCTGGAGCCACTGCCCACACAGGCTGCATGCTTAGACTAACCTTCTGCAATGCTAATATCATCAACCATTACTTGTGTGACATCCTACCTCTCCTCCAACTCTCTTGTACCAGCACCTATGTCAATGAGGTAGTAGTTCTCATTGTGGTGGGTATCAATATTACAGTACCCAGTTTTACCATCCTAGTTTCTTATATTTTCATCCTTATTAGCATTCTTCATATCAAGTCTACTCAAGGAAGATCAAAAGCCTTCAGCACCTGTAGCTCCCACATCAttgttatttctcttttctttgggtCGGCAGCATTTATGTATCTTAAGTATTCTTCTCCTGAATCTACGGACCAGGGGAAAGTTTCATCTATTTTCTACACTAATGTGGGCCCTATGCTTAACCCTCTGATCTACAGCttgagaaacaaagatgtcaaagTAGCCCTGAGGAAAGCTTTGATTAAAATCCAGAGGAGAAACATATTCTAA